One genomic region from Conexibacter woesei DSM 14684 encodes:
- a CDS encoding energy-coupling factor transporter transmembrane component T: MGYRRRASPLHAARAAVGCGLCAALALTALLYDHPLVLGAVLVAALGAGLAAGVGRELRRTLLYAIPFTLVIALLNPLVSHQGLTVIAWFEPPLIGRLDITLEAVVYGGLLGLRALAMIVCFALFTFVVDPDELLRLFRRVSMRSALTATLATRMVPVLQRDGQRIADAQRCRPGIPPSRLTLVRAVAGGALDRAVEVAAALEVRGYGALRRPPRMRRPWSRHDLAFGAAALAVLALAVGGRLAGAAAFEAYPLIEGSWSVATFTFAAAFVVVSLLPFLDRKGIGGTLAQSARFPSANSPAAPSRSAEADR; encoded by the coding sequence ATGGGCTACCGCCGCCGCGCAAGCCCGCTGCACGCCGCCCGCGCGGCCGTCGGCTGCGGGCTCTGCGCCGCGCTCGCGCTGACCGCGCTGCTGTACGACCACCCGCTGGTGCTGGGCGCGGTGCTCGTCGCCGCGCTCGGGGCCGGCCTCGCCGCCGGCGTCGGGCGCGAGCTGCGCCGCACGCTGCTCTACGCGATCCCGTTCACGCTCGTGATCGCGCTGCTGAACCCGCTCGTCTCGCACCAGGGGCTGACCGTGATCGCCTGGTTCGAGCCGCCGCTGATCGGGCGGCTCGACATCACGCTCGAGGCCGTCGTCTACGGCGGCCTGCTCGGGCTGCGCGCGCTCGCGATGATCGTCTGCTTCGCGCTCTTCACGTTCGTCGTCGACCCCGACGAGCTGCTGCGGCTGTTCCGGCGCGTCTCGATGCGTTCGGCGCTGACGGCGACGCTCGCGACGCGGATGGTGCCGGTGCTGCAGCGCGACGGGCAGCGGATCGCCGACGCGCAACGCTGCCGCCCCGGGATCCCGCCGTCGCGGCTGACGCTCGTGCGCGCGGTCGCCGGCGGCGCGCTCGACCGCGCCGTCGAGGTCGCGGCGGCGCTGGAGGTGCGCGGCTACGGCGCGCTGCGCCGCCCGCCGCGCATGCGGCGGCCGTGGTCGCGGCACGACCTCGCGTTCGGCGCCGCGGCGCTGGCCGTGCTGGCGCTGGCGGTCGGCGGCCGGCTCGCCGGCGCTGCCGCGTTCGAGGCGTACCCGCTGATAGAGGGCAGCTGGAGCGTGGCGACGTTCACGTTCGCGGCGGCGTTCGTGGTCGTGTCGCTGCTGCCGTTCCTCGATCGCAAGGGAATCGGGGGAACGCTCGCGCAGAGCGCTCGGTTCCCCTCCGCGAACTCGCCTGCGGCTCCTTCGCGTTCCGCGGAGGCAGACCGATGA
- a CDS encoding DUF4430 domain-containing protein produces the protein MRRYLPLFLLAAGTLLVIVLTAVTGFGLGSGSRDGGGARVLVTEDFGARVVGARIVQELPGNETAMRLTQRNFDVETRYGGGFVQAIDGLEGSKDGQYDWFFYVNGILSDTGAADVDVHGGDSVWWDRHDWRGAQNIGAVVGQFPEPFAHGAEGKRYPVVLQCDSDAEDACSVVSQQLSDAGVLASRQTLGTNVETEVLRVLVGDWESLRRDQALRQLDRGPIVSGVFARFDADGRQLELLDEQGRTARTVGAGAGLVAATKLGEQVPTWAVTGTDLEGVAAAADALVPQRLRNRFALATDAAGGDVGLPLLR, from the coding sequence GTGAGGCGCTACCTCCCGCTGTTCCTGCTCGCCGCCGGCACGCTTCTGGTGATCGTGCTGACGGCCGTCACCGGCTTCGGCCTCGGCAGCGGCAGCAGAGACGGCGGCGGCGCGCGCGTGCTCGTGACCGAGGACTTCGGCGCCAGAGTCGTCGGCGCGAGGATCGTTCAGGAGCTGCCCGGCAACGAGACCGCGATGCGGCTGACGCAGCGCAACTTCGACGTCGAGACGCGCTACGGCGGCGGCTTCGTGCAGGCGATCGACGGTCTCGAGGGCAGCAAGGACGGCCAGTACGACTGGTTCTTCTACGTCAACGGGATCCTCTCCGACACCGGCGCGGCCGACGTCGACGTGCACGGCGGCGACAGCGTCTGGTGGGACCGCCACGACTGGAGAGGCGCGCAGAACATCGGCGCCGTCGTCGGCCAGTTCCCGGAGCCGTTCGCGCACGGCGCGGAGGGCAAGCGCTACCCGGTCGTGCTGCAGTGCGACAGCGACGCCGAGGACGCCTGCTCGGTCGTCTCCCAGCAGCTGTCGGACGCGGGCGTGCTCGCCTCGCGGCAGACGCTCGGCACGAACGTCGAGACCGAGGTGCTGCGCGTGCTCGTCGGCGACTGGGAGTCGCTGCGCAGAGACCAGGCGCTGCGGCAGCTCGACAGAGGGCCGATCGTCTCCGGCGTGTTCGCCAGATTCGACGCCGACGGCAGACAGCTGGAGCTGCTCGACGAGCAGGGCCGCACCGCCAGAACGGTCGGTGCCGGCGCCGGCCTCGTCGCCGCGACGAAGCTCGGCGAGCAGGTGCCGACGTGGGCGGTCACCGGGACCGACCTGGAGGGCGTCGCCGCCGCCGCGGACGCGCTCGTCCCGCAGCGGCTCAGAAACAGATTCGCGCTCGCCACCGACGCCGCCGGCGGCGACGTCGGCCTGCCGCTGCTGCGCTGA